One stretch of Serinicoccus hydrothermalis DNA includes these proteins:
- a CDS encoding vitamin K epoxide reductase family protein has translation MLLVTGLVGLAAAFVLLIEKILLLQDPSYVPSCSINPVLSCGSVMATPQAEVLGFPNPVLGVAGFAALATVGAALLAGARLRAWFWVGVQGGTTAGVLFVHWLIYQSLYVIGALCPYCMVVWIVTITAFVTTTTHLVRRDPRARTLTRYAPTLNLAWLLAIAVLIAIRFADYWASLLTG, from the coding sequence GTGCTGCTGGTCACCGGGCTGGTCGGTCTGGCCGCGGCGTTCGTGCTGCTGATCGAGAAAATCCTGCTCCTGCAGGACCCTTCCTACGTCCCGTCCTGCAGCATCAACCCCGTCCTGAGCTGCGGCTCGGTCATGGCCACCCCGCAGGCAGAGGTTCTGGGCTTTCCCAACCCGGTCCTGGGCGTCGCCGGTTTCGCCGCCCTGGCCACCGTCGGCGCTGCCCTCCTGGCCGGGGCCCGGCTACGTGCCTGGTTCTGGGTCGGGGTCCAGGGCGGGACCACGGCCGGTGTGCTGTTCGTCCACTGGCTCATCTACCAGTCCCTGTACGTCATCGGCGCCCTGTGCCCCTACTGCATGGTCGTCTGGATCGTCACCATCACCGCCTTCGTCACGACCACGACCCACCTGGTCCGGCGTGACCCGCGGGCACGGACCCTGACCCGGTACGCACCCACCCTCAACCTGGCATGGCTCCTGGCCATCGCCGTCCTCATCGCCATCCGCTTCGCCGACTACTGGGCCAGCCTCCTCACCGGGTGA
- a CDS encoding DsbA family protein, translating to MNRQLSISIIMLGVFVVGVAFILWLARGDSPQASSDAAAGTSTAQLVRPDSHVLSQAEGPDAPVLVEFLDFECEACRAAYPLVEQLRQDYDGQLTVVARYFPIPSHANAVNAAVAVEAAAQQGQFEAMYKRMYATQAEWGEQQESKADVFRGFAEELGLDMDAYDAAVADEATAERIARDYQDGIDLGVQGTPTFFLDGQLLQPQSEADFRDAIEAAIAD from the coding sequence GTGAACCGTCAGCTGTCCATCTCGATCATCATGCTGGGCGTGTTCGTCGTGGGAGTCGCGTTCATCCTCTGGCTCGCCCGGGGCGACTCCCCGCAGGCGAGTTCGGACGCTGCGGCCGGGACGTCCACGGCCCAGCTGGTGCGCCCGGACAGCCACGTGCTGTCCCAGGCGGAGGGCCCGGACGCGCCGGTCCTGGTGGAGTTCCTGGACTTCGAGTGCGAGGCCTGCCGTGCGGCGTACCCGCTGGTCGAGCAGCTGCGTCAGGACTACGACGGGCAGCTCACGGTGGTCGCGCGCTACTTCCCGATCCCCAGTCACGCCAACGCGGTCAATGCGGCCGTGGCGGTCGAGGCCGCGGCGCAGCAGGGGCAGTTCGAGGCGATGTACAAGCGCATGTACGCCACCCAGGCCGAGTGGGGCGAGCAGCAGGAGTCCAAGGCGGACGTGTTCCGCGGCTTCGCCGAGGAGTTGGGCCTGGACATGGACGCCTACGACGCCGCGGTCGCCGACGAGGCCACCGCCGAGCGGATCGCGCGGGACTACCAGGACGGTATCGACCTGGGCGTGCAGGGCACCCCCACCTTCTTCCTGGATGGCCAGCTGCTGCAGCCGCAGAGCGAGGCTGACTTCCGCGACGCGATCGAGGCCGCCATTGCCGACTGA
- a CDS encoding ArsR/SmtB family transcription factor yields the protein MFVTEVVGLDGCTVACVHPEKVAMVWANSPDPEQLGQVAAMFKLLGDPTRARLLYAVLEAGELCVCDLSAATGIAEATVSQALRLLRASGVVTGRRQGRNVFYRLSDAHVRMLLDLSREHVDHDPPAVTSAAQHGKVLS from the coding sequence ATGTTCGTGACCGAGGTTGTCGGGCTGGACGGTTGCACCGTGGCCTGTGTCCACCCTGAGAAGGTGGCGATGGTCTGGGCCAACTCTCCCGACCCGGAGCAGCTGGGCCAGGTGGCGGCGATGTTCAAGCTGCTCGGGGACCCGACCAGGGCCCGGCTGCTGTACGCGGTGCTGGAGGCGGGTGAACTGTGCGTGTGCGACCTGTCCGCGGCCACCGGCATCGCCGAGGCCACGGTCTCCCAGGCGCTGCGGCTGCTGCGCGCCTCCGGCGTGGTGACCGGGCGCCGGCAGGGGCGCAATGTGTTCTACCGGCTCTCCGACGCCCACGTCCGGATGCTGCTGGACCTGTCCCGTGAGCACGTCGACCACGACCCTCCCGCCGTCACCTCGGCGGCGCAGCACGGGAAGGTGCTGTCGTGA
- a CDS encoding cation diffusion facilitator family transporter: MSAGHGHGSAGTRHRWRLVVAFALTAGFFSVELVAGLLSQSLALLADAGHMAADVVTLGMALLATSIATRPDRTGRRTFGSYRAEIFASGFAVLMMAGVSVYIAIEAFGRLGQPAEPASGVMLVVGVVGLAVNIVALLLLRGGAGESLNVKGAYLEVMADALGSVGVIAAGLLITFTGAAVWDTVIALAIAVFVLVRAVMLGREVLAVLGQHAPKDVEPADIVRALEELPGVDDVHDLHVWTLTSGMDVATAHLTTAEQADSQVVLDAATEVLRTRFGIAHATLQVESADHTCEGATW; the protein is encoded by the coding sequence GTGAGTGCCGGGCACGGGCACGGCTCGGCCGGCACCCGGCACCGGTGGCGCCTGGTCGTCGCGTTCGCACTGACCGCCGGGTTCTTCAGCGTCGAGCTCGTCGCCGGGCTGCTGTCACAGTCGCTGGCGCTGCTCGCAGACGCGGGCCACATGGCCGCCGACGTGGTCACCCTGGGCATGGCCCTGCTGGCCACCTCGATCGCCACCCGACCGGACCGCACCGGTAGGCGCACGTTCGGCTCCTACCGGGCTGAGATCTTCGCCTCCGGCTTCGCCGTGCTGATGATGGCCGGGGTGTCGGTCTACATCGCCATCGAGGCCTTCGGGCGGCTGGGCCAGCCGGCCGAGCCGGCCTCCGGGGTGATGCTCGTCGTCGGTGTCGTCGGCCTGGCCGTCAACATCGTCGCCCTGCTGCTGCTGCGCGGCGGGGCGGGGGAGAGCCTGAACGTCAAGGGTGCCTACCTGGAGGTGATGGCGGATGCGCTCGGCTCGGTCGGTGTCATCGCCGCCGGACTGCTCATCACCTTCACCGGCGCGGCGGTGTGGGACACCGTGATCGCCCTGGCCATCGCCGTCTTCGTGCTCGTCCGTGCCGTCATGCTCGGCCGCGAGGTGCTGGCGGTGCTCGGCCAGCACGCACCCAAGGACGTCGAGCCCGCCGACATCGTCCGTGCCCTGGAAGAGCTGCCCGGGGTGGACGACGTGCACGACCTGCACGTGTGGACCCTCACCTCCGGGATGGACGTCGCCACCGCCCACCTGACCACCGCCGAGCAGGCCGACAGCCAGGTGGTCCTGGACGCCGCCACCGAGGTCCTGCGCACCCGCTTCGGCATCGCCCACGCCACCCTGCAGGTCGAGTCCGCCGACCACACCTGCGAAGGGGCCACCTGGTAG
- the cmtR gene encoding Cd(II)/Pb(II)-sensing metalloregulatory transcriptional regulator CmtR, translating to MLTIASRLDVMNRLGRAMADPTRSRILMTLLERPAYPAELARDLDLTRSNVSNHLACLRDCGIVVGEPEGRQTRYEITDAHLARALNALVETTLAVDEDAPCLDPACPVQGCCESAGEMR from the coding sequence GTGCTGACTATTGCTTCTCGTCTCGATGTGATGAACCGTCTGGGCCGGGCGATGGCGGACCCGACCCGGTCGCGGATCCTGATGACCCTGCTGGAGCGGCCCGCCTACCCCGCTGAGCTGGCCCGAGACCTGGACCTGACGCGGTCGAATGTGTCGAACCATCTGGCGTGTCTGCGCGACTGCGGGATCGTGGTCGGCGAGCCGGAGGGCCGGCAGACTCGCTATGAGATCACCGACGCCCACCTGGCGCGGGCGCTCAACGCCCTGGTGGAGACCACCCTGGCGGTCGATGAGGATGCTCCGTGCCTGGATCCGGCCTGTCCGGTGCAGGGCTGCTGTGAGTCTGCAGGGGAGATGCGCTGA
- a CDS encoding heavy metal translocating P-type ATPase has product MADACCAPAPAPGSAGEPAPHTPWWKDGSVQIPISSGLALLTGLFTGWSGLETVALVMFWAALLLGASQFAPEALRALVTRRRLGIGLLMTISATGAVLLGYIGEAAALAFLYSIAEALEHRAMDKARSGLRALLDLIPATATVVESSGEVRDVAAESLVVGQVLRLKAGERLATDGVVRSGHSSLDTSAITGESIPVEVAPGDEVLAGSINTSGVLEVEATAAGTDNSLTTVVELVEQAQADKGERARMADRIARPLVPGVLVLAVLVAAIGSMFGDPMEWITRGLVVLVAASPCALGISVPVTVISAIGGGSRFGLVVKSGAAFERLGDIKHLALDKTGTLTRNEPTVAAVLTTAGHSEDDVLNWAAALEAHSTHPLATAITRAAAYVPGAEAVTEHPGQGITGTVDGLAVAVGSPRWLTPGALGDRVAELEERGSTVVIIHRNEQPAGAVGVRDELRPEAAEVIQILHRQGIATTMLTGDNARTARAIATEAGITDVRAELRPADKAREIAALAKDTPTAMIGDGINDAPALTSADVGIAMGATGSDAAVESADVAFTGEDLRLIAHGLHHARRGRRIMNQNIALSLAIIVVLLPLSITGTLGLAAVVLIHELAEVVVIGNGLRAAHTRHSPTTTTSHQQTATTHHHENKLHHAH; this is encoded by the coding sequence ATGGCTGACGCATGCTGCGCCCCCGCCCCGGCTCCCGGCTCGGCTGGGGAACCGGCACCGCATACGCCCTGGTGGAAGGACGGCAGCGTCCAGATCCCGATCTCCTCGGGGCTGGCGCTCCTGACAGGACTGTTCACCGGGTGGTCGGGACTGGAGACGGTCGCACTGGTGATGTTCTGGGCCGCGCTGCTGCTGGGGGCCTCTCAGTTCGCGCCCGAGGCGCTGCGCGCGCTGGTGACCCGGCGTCGGCTGGGCATCGGCCTGCTGATGACCATCAGCGCCACCGGTGCGGTTCTCCTGGGGTACATCGGGGAGGCCGCCGCCCTGGCGTTCCTCTACTCGATCGCCGAGGCACTGGAGCACCGGGCGATGGACAAGGCCCGCTCCGGGCTGCGGGCACTGCTGGACCTGATTCCTGCCACGGCCACGGTCGTGGAGTCAAGCGGCGAGGTCCGTGACGTTGCGGCCGAGTCTCTGGTCGTGGGTCAGGTGTTACGGCTCAAGGCCGGGGAACGGCTGGCCACCGACGGCGTGGTCCGCTCCGGGCACAGCAGCTTGGATACCTCAGCCATCACCGGGGAGTCCATCCCGGTGGAGGTGGCACCCGGTGACGAGGTGCTCGCCGGGTCCATCAACACCTCCGGGGTCCTGGAGGTCGAGGCCACTGCGGCAGGGACAGACAACTCGCTGACCACGGTGGTCGAGCTGGTCGAGCAGGCCCAGGCCGACAAGGGCGAACGTGCCCGCATGGCCGACCGGATCGCCCGGCCGCTCGTCCCGGGCGTATTGGTCCTGGCCGTGCTGGTCGCCGCGATCGGCTCGATGTTCGGCGATCCGATGGAGTGGATCACCCGCGGCCTCGTCGTCCTCGTGGCAGCATCGCCCTGCGCCCTGGGAATCTCGGTGCCGGTCACGGTGATCTCCGCGATCGGCGGCGGCAGCAGGTTCGGGCTGGTCGTGAAGTCCGGTGCCGCCTTCGAGCGGCTGGGTGACATCAAGCACCTGGCGCTGGACAAGACCGGCACCCTGACCCGCAACGAGCCGACTGTCGCCGCGGTGCTGACCACCGCAGGCCACAGCGAGGACGACGTGCTCAACTGGGCAGCAGCACTGGAAGCCCACAGCACCCACCCCCTTGCAACGGCCATCACCCGCGCGGCCGCGTACGTCCCGGGTGCCGAGGCGGTCACCGAGCACCCCGGGCAGGGCATCACCGGCACCGTCGACGGGCTGGCGGTCGCCGTGGGAAGTCCCCGCTGGCTGACTCCCGGCGCGCTCGGTGACCGAGTCGCCGAGCTGGAGGAACGCGGCAGCACGGTGGTGATCATCCACCGCAACGAGCAGCCCGCAGGCGCTGTCGGTGTCCGGGACGAGCTGCGTCCCGAGGCGGCAGAAGTGATCCAGATCCTTCATCGGCAGGGCATCGCCACGACCATGCTTACCGGCGACAACGCCCGTACCGCACGAGCCATCGCCACCGAAGCCGGCATCACCGACGTCCGCGCCGAGCTGCGGCCGGCGGACAAGGCCCGCGAGATCGCCGCCCTGGCCAAGGACACCCCTACGGCCATGATCGGCGATGGGATCAACGACGCTCCGGCGCTGACGTCAGCGGATGTCGGCATCGCGATGGGCGCGACCGGCTCCGATGCCGCGGTCGAGTCCGCCGACGTAGCCTTCACCGGCGAAGACCTCCGCCTGATCGCCCACGGACTGCACCACGCGCGCCGGGGGCGACGGATCATGAACCAGAACATCGCACTGTCACTAGCGATCATCGTGGTACTACTGCCGCTATCCATCACCGGCACGCTCGGACTGGCCGCCGTCGTCCTCATCCACGAGCTCGCCGAAGTCGTCGTCATCGGCAACGGCCTCCGGGCCGCCCACACCCGCCACTCCCCGACCACCACGACGAGCCACCAACAGACAGCCACAACCCACCACCACGAGAACAAGCTGCACCACGCCCACTGA
- the merA gene encoding mercury(II) reductase: protein MVQYDLIVIGTGGAAMAAGIEARSRGKSVLLVEHGPLGGTCLNVGCIPSKSLLAAAGRRHRALTSPFQGVPTSADAPEVGELMNQKQGLVEHLRQAKYVDVAEAHEFAITYGHARFLDEHTLQVEDQMLRAASYVIATGAAPLIPDLTGMSEIEYLTSSTAMEQQDLPVSMVVLGGGYVGLEQAQLWAQLGVDVTLVGRIAPYAEPEVADVLRSVFAQDGITVVEEHGREVEPTAEGVKVTTVSGAQVQGQRLLVATGRYANTTGLGLEAAGIGTDARGFIVVDENQRTTNQRVFAAGDVCGAPQYIYVAAQTGRVAASGALGELSTVDYRGLPGVTFTTPQLASAGLTEARALELGHHAESRVLSAQDIPRALVNQDTRGVLKLVIDTQTRKILGVHAALDGAGELMLAATYAIKFGLTVDDLTDTWAPYLTMSEALRIAAGLFRSTMPTSCCA from the coding sequence GCGGTACCTGTCTGAACGTGGGATGCATCCCGAGCAAGAGCTTGCTCGCTGCAGCTGGCCGGCGCCACCGGGCGCTGACCAGCCCGTTTCAGGGTGTGCCCACCAGTGCTGATGCCCCCGAGGTGGGGGAGCTGATGAACCAGAAGCAGGGGTTGGTCGAGCACCTGCGCCAGGCGAAGTACGTCGATGTCGCCGAGGCGCACGAGTTTGCCATCACCTACGGGCATGCGCGGTTTCTGGACGAGCACACGCTGCAGGTCGAGGACCAGATGTTGCGCGCGGCGTCGTACGTGATCGCCACCGGAGCAGCCCCGCTCATTCCGGACCTGACCGGCATGAGCGAGATCGAGTACCTGACGTCGAGCACCGCGATGGAACAGCAGGACCTGCCCGTCTCGATGGTCGTGCTGGGTGGGGGCTATGTCGGTCTGGAGCAGGCTCAGCTATGGGCCCAGCTGGGCGTTGACGTCACCCTCGTGGGCCGGATCGCCCCCTACGCCGAACCCGAGGTCGCTGACGTGCTGCGAAGCGTCTTCGCGCAGGACGGGATCACGGTGGTCGAGGAGCACGGGCGGGAAGTGGAACCCACCGCCGAAGGGGTCAAGGTCACCACGGTCAGCGGTGCTCAGGTCCAGGGCCAGCGCCTGCTGGTCGCCACCGGCCGCTACGCCAACACCACCGGTCTGGGACTGGAGGCCGCCGGGATCGGCACGGACGCCCGCGGCTTCATCGTCGTGGATGAGAACCAGCGCACGACCAACCAGCGGGTGTTCGCCGCCGGGGACGTCTGCGGTGCCCCGCAGTACATCTACGTTGCCGCGCAAACGGGCCGGGTCGCCGCGTCCGGTGCGCTCGGCGAGCTGTCTACCGTGGACTACCGCGGCCTGCCCGGAGTCACGTTCACCACTCCTCAACTCGCCAGCGCCGGACTGACCGAAGCCCGAGCCCTGGAACTCGGCCACCACGCTGAGAGCCGGGTCCTGAGCGCGCAGGACATTCCGCGCGCCCTGGTCAACCAGGACACCCGCGGGGTCCTCAAGCTCGTCATCGACACCCAGACCCGCAAGATCCTGGGGGTGCATGCTGCGCTCGACGGTGCCGGGGAGCTCATGCTTGCCGCGACGTACGCCATCAAGTTCGGCCTCACCGTCGACGACCTGACCGACACGTGGGCGCCCTACCTCACGATGAGCGAAGCCCTGCGCATAGCAGCCGGTCTATTCCGCTCGACCATGCCCACCAGCTGCTGCGCCTGA